The segment GTCTCAGTgtggcccccctgggaccctggacataggtgtcaGTGCATTCGTGCTGCCAGCCCCATCCTGGCTGCTTGGAGTGACTGAAGATCCTGTAGGTGGCGTGCCAAATTGTGTGTCTCTGCAGAAAGCTCCCCCTTTTCCGCACAGAGCTGGTGAGTGAGCTGCTGCCCCTGTGCCAGGCCTTGTTCACTGAACGAGGGAGATGCTCTGGTCAGCCACGGCAAACACGGGGTAGATGGGTGCAGTAAAGGCTTCACGGTGCGAGTGGAGGATGACACAGGCAGTAGGATCGTAGAACAGCACTTCCCCCCCATCCAAGTCGACCAGCACGCCTACCTGCGCGGGGCACTTGACTAGCTCCACCGCTTGATGACGGCTGTTGTGTGAGAAGCGGAACTCCTTGTCATAGCGCGAGAACACCCAGGAGAAGGGGTTGTAGCCCAGCCGGGCTGCGTTGCCAGGCCCTTTGCGCTGCAAGGAGCCATAAGAAATGCCCAATTTGTATGCGCAGCTTTTGTCCACGTGGATCCTCCAGGCGTGGGTCCCTTTGTGGAAGGCCTTAGTGCCCAAAGCGTTGGGCCAGTGATCGAAGCGCTCTGGGCAGTCTGGATAGGGCTTTGTCTTCTTGGGGCTGAATGCCAAGGTTTTCTTGTCTTCAGAcagggccagcagggggctgatGGTTTTCTCATCTACGTGAACTTCTTCCAAACCTGTGAGGGAAGCCAAACAAACAATCAGTACAGGCTGAGCAGCGGGACCTCGGCCAGGATCAGCCTGTCTCCCCCCGCAGCACTgggccagggagggagctgggctcATGTCcacattcccctttttataggcCTTCCTAGGCAGTAGCCCTGTAGTGGCCACGCGGCTTCCTCTGGCGCCCAGCAGCACCACCTTCCAGGGCCGGCAGGCCagctcccgggggagggggctccctgcatgctggggaaggggctgagcTCAGACTGGACTCTGCCTGCGCAAGTTAGATGTACCCCAGCTAGTCCCACTGGGCACTGGCTCCTGGGGTTCTCCCAGCTGTAGCCTGCAGTAGGTCCCAATTGGCTCCCTCCATCCCATCCATCATGAGCCATCTCTCCTCCGCAGTGCTCACCCACCCTGCTGCCAGgacacagcagggcagggagaagctggccCAGAGGTTGGAGTGGCTCTGTGCTGAGGGTGGCTGGTGAGCTGGAAGCCTCAAGCTCCCAGCACATTGCGgatggagcagggacagggcaaGGCATGAGACCTCTGCCTTGGTCCCAGGGTAGTACCCAGTGGGGACC is part of the Gopherus flavomarginatus isolate rGopFla2 chromosome 17, rGopFla2.mat.asm, whole genome shotgun sequence genome and harbors:
- the BSPRY gene encoding B box and SPRY domain-containing protein isoform X2, with translation MLPRSKQNKIVDQCEKLQLQSAAITKYMAEVLPGKNQSALSAASWAREVVIQRLIFVRNVCENEEQRLLEKVHTEEERTHQSILTQRAHWTESLQKLAALRTYLVDTITNLDDHGLVHAEQEIFERTEAAEGILKPQESEKLNFNQKCVQSPLLHQLWASAVLSCATGLEEVHVDEKTISPLLALSEDKKTLAFSPKKTKPYPDCPERFDHWPNALGTKAFHKGTHAWRIHVDKSCAYKLGISYGSLQRKGPGNAARLGYNPFSWVFSRYDKEFRFSHNSRHQAVELVKCPAQVGVLVDLDGGEVLFYDPTACVILHSHREAFTAPIYPVFAVADQSISLVQ
- the BSPRY gene encoding B box and SPRY domain-containing protein isoform X3, producing MAEVLPGKNQSALSAASWAREVVIQRLIFVRNVCENEEQRLLEKVHTEEERTHQSILTQRAHWTESLQKLAALRTYLVDTITNLDDHGLVHAEQEIFERTEAAEGILKPQESEKLNFNQKCVQSPLLHQLWASAVLSCATGLEEVHVDEKTISPLLALSEDKKTLAFSPKKTKPYPDCPERFDHWPNALGTKAFHKGTHAWRIHVDKSCAYKLGISYGSLQRKGPGNAARLGYNPFSWVFSRYDKEFRFSHNSRHQAVELVKCPAQVGVLVDLDGGEVLFYDPTACVILHSHREAFTAPIYPVFAVADQSISLVQ